In Salmo salar chromosome ssa14, Ssal_v3.1, whole genome shotgun sequence, the sequence TTACCTTCAGTTGCCTCGACAACCGAGTCCATCTCACCAGACTTCATTATCTCTGTTCAAACAAACAGACATCTGATCAGAAATGTCACAAGGACAAAAGATGTGTTTACTTTGTGGCTCGTTGACTGAGTTGACTGGTGAACATAAATGCACTGTTTCTTCCCCTGGTGAGGAAGCCTTAGAATGCTTGGTCCTTTCATTGGTAACTACCCCAAGAAGTAAGTCAGTTTTGGGCCTTACCTTCTGAATCTGGAGTCATTGTTTCTTCCCTATCTATCTCATCGACATCTGAGAAAAAAAACACGAATCagctttgtttttactatttcaATTATTATTACATACATATGAGAAAAACTAATGATTTCCCCCCAAAAATTTGATGCATTTTAGGATATAtgtgtgaaataaaataaatggccaaataatgtattttttatgcATTTTGTAATGTATTTTAATGCGTGATATACATTTGTAAATGTATTTGGAATACATACATTTGTATGGAATATGTACATTATTTGGAATACGTACATATGTATGGAATACATACATTATTTAGAATACATACGTATGGCCAATGTTTTTTATTTCACATGCATTTTTTCCAAAATGTTAATCCTCGTTGGTCTCATCCTCATCTAAAGAACCGTTGAATATATATTATGTTGAACCACAATAATTCATTTGAATGTTAGTTACAACAGCTAAAGAACAAGCCATTTGAAAGCCCTGGTGATATTATTCAGGATCAGAGGAAATAAACCTGTGTGTGAATCTGCGCCTGGCTCTGCATCCGATTCAGATTGGTCATCCTCTGAGTCTATGAAAAGAAAATGATGGACCGTTTGACATAAATTACTTGACATCGCTTTCATTCACTACTGCATGGGTCAGCTGAAAAACAGGCAAGGTGATCAAGTGACACACAAGATAGAGAGACTTACCAGAGGCATCCTTGTCCATATCATCCTTGTCCATATCATCCTTGTCCATATCTTCTTTGTCCATATCATTCTTGTCCTTATCATCTTTCTCAGACTCACCATCGTCAGAATCTATATCAGAAAGAAGTGTTTCAGTTACCACAATATAATACCATTGTCACTAACAATACTACACCATCTTTTACATGGAATCACATATGTACCTTTTCATTATTAGCTGTTTTTCCTGACCGCATGACCTGGCCTAATTATTAGCTTCATTTCTATGGTTTTGTAGTGGTAACCTCACCTTTGGGCTCTTTCATCATGCTATCATCAGTGTCCTCTTCACTGTCATCCTCTTGTGGTTCAGGGGCATCGATGGTCCCAATGTCCTTTTTACTGTTGGAGTCTCGTTCAGCCTCACTTTCATCCTTACTGTCCTCCTTACTGTCCTCCTGACTTTCATCCTTACTGTCCTCCTTACTGTCCTCCTCACTTTCATCCTTACTGTCCTCCTTACTGTCCTCCTGACTTTTGGACTCTGTTGTTTTtagtttcctctcctcctccgcctcctccagctcctcctcctctttctttgcCTCCGcctcctccaactcctcctccttctttgcctccttctccagctcctcctcctcctttgccTCCagctccgcctcctcctcctccgaatCCTGTGGAGGCTCAAAATCTTGCCTCCCTACAGGGCTTCCCTCCTCGATGCTGTCTTCAGGGCCGGGCTTCTGGTCCCCCACATCACTCCCCTCCTCCATGTCTGCGGCTACAGTCTCCTCCTGGCTGCCAatcactcctccctcctccaggtTCATTTCCTGCTGCTCTGGTTCCTCCCTGGGGACCTGGATCACCTCATCACTGTCATCATTGCTGTTGTCTGCGCTGTCTCTGTTTTTCTTATCATCTTTGTCTGGTTTGTCGTCTTCTTCGGTGGTGTCCTTGCTGTCATCTGAGTCGTTCTTGACGTCTTTCTCCGGCCTGTCATCGTCTGTGTCAGAGTCTGAGTCTGCAGCGCCTTGTTTGCTGTCGCTGTCTGCcgcttcctctgtctgtgtgtcttctgCACGGGCCTTACCATCTAGTTCAGTGTCCTTATCCTCATCACTGTCATCTTTGTCTGTGGCAGCATCTGCAGACAAGTAACAGAATGTTTAGACATCCTGGTAATGAATAGGGTTCGTAACCTTCAATGAGCAGACTCCCCTGCAGAGTCATTATCT encodes:
- the LOC106570420 gene encoding otolith matrix protein OMM-64 isoform X4, whose amino-acid sequence is MLSRLLIVPLIFALAGLAISAPVNDGTEADNDERAALLLVHLKGDKDGGGLTGSPDGVSAGTTDGTDSSKELAGGAVDSSPDTTDTPDASSSDTFPDTNNRDTSVETTGNPDDSDAPDAAEAAGSQDTTDAADGADDREKVSTEVSSEDLDSAGVDKSPESDSTESPGSDSTESPGSDSTESPGSDSTESPGSDSTDEVLTDVQADSADVTSDDMDEATETGKDDDKSDDKSDTDAATDKDDSDEDKDTELDGKARAEDTQTEEAADSDSKQGAADSDSDTDDDRPEKDVKNDSDDSKDTTEEDDKPDKDDKKNRDSADNSNDDSDEVIQVPREEPEQQEMNLEEGGVIGSQEETVAADMEEGSDVGDQKPGPEDSIEEGSPVGRQDFEPPQDSEEEEAELEAKEEEELEKEAKKEEELEEAEAKKEEEELEEAEEERKLKTTESKSQEDSKEDSKDESEEDSKEDSKDESQEDSKEDSKDESEAERDSNSKKDIGTIDAPEPQEDDSEEDTDDSMMKEPKDSDDGESEKDDKDKNDMDKEDMDKDDMDKDDMDKDASDSEDDQSESDAEPGADSHTDVDEIDREETMTPDSEEIMKSGEMDSVVEATEAVPADILDQPDQQDDMTQGASQAADAAATAPAAQS
- the LOC106570420 gene encoding otolith matrix protein OMM-64 isoform X5, giving the protein MLSRLLIVPLIFALAGLAISAPVNDGTEADNDERAALLLVHLKGDKDGGGLTGSPDGVSAGTTDGTDSSKELAGGAVDSSPDTTDTPDASSSDTFPDTNNRDTSVETTGNPDDSDAPAEAAGSQDTTDAADGADDREKVSTEVSSEDLDSAGVDKSPESDSTESPGSDSTESPGSDSTESPGSDSTESPGSDSTDEVLTDVQADSADVTSDDMDEATETGKDDDKSDDKSDTDAATDKDDSDEDKDTELDGKARAEDTQTEEAADSDSKQGAADSDSDTDDDRPEKDVKNDSDDSKDTTEEDDKPDKDDKKNRDSADNSNDDSDEVIQVPREEPEQQEMNLEEGGVIGSQEETVAADMEEGSDVGDQKPGPEDSIEEGSPVGRQDFEPPQDSEEEEAELEAKEEEELEKEAKKEEELEEAEAKKEEEELEEAEEERKLKTTESKSQEDSKEDSKDESEEDSKEDSKDESQEDSKEDSKDESEAERDSNSKKDIGTIDAPEPQEDDSEEDTDDSMMKEPKDSDDGESEKDDKDKNDMDKEDMDKDDMDKDDMDKDASDSEDDQSESDAEPGADSHTDVDEIDREETMTPDSEEIMKSGEMDSVVEATEAVPADILDQPDQQDDMTQGASQAADAAATAPAAQS
- the LOC106570420 gene encoding otolith matrix protein OMM-64 isoform X3, with the translated sequence MLSRLLIVPLIFALAGLAISAPVNDGTEADNDERAALLLVHLKGDKDGGGLTGSPDGVSAGTTDGTDSSKELAGGAVDSSPDTTDTPDASSSDTFPDTNNRDTSVETTGNPDDSDAPDAAEAAGSQDTTDAADASEAVAETVDNYDIPDGADDREKVSTEVSSEDLDSAGVDKSPESDSTESPGSDSTESPGSDSTESPGSDSTESPGSDSTDEVLTDVQADSADVTSDDMDEATETGKDDDKSDDKSDTDAATDKDDSDEDKDTELDGKARAEDTQTEEAADSDSKQGAADSDSDTDDDRPEKDVKNDSDDSKDTTEEDDKPDKDDKKNRDSADNSNDDSDEVIQVPREEPEQQEMNLEEGGVIGSQEETVAADMEEGSDVGDQKPGPEDSIEEGSPVGRQDFEPPQDSEEEEAELEAKEEEELEKEAKKEEELEEAEAKKEEEELEEAEEERKLKTTESKSQEDSKEDSKDESEEDSKEDSKDESQEDSKEDSKDESEAERDSNSKKDIGTIDAPEPQEDDSEEDTDDSMMKEPKESEKDDKDKNDMDKEDMDKDDMDKDDMDKDASDSEDDQSESDAEPGADSHTDVDEIDREETMTPDSEEIMKSGEMDSVVEATEAVPADILDQPDQQDDMTQGASQAADAAATAPAAQS
- the LOC106570420 gene encoding otolith matrix protein OMM-64 isoform X2; the protein is MLSRLLIVPLIFALAGLAISAPVNDGTEADNDERAALLLVHLKGDKDGGGLTGSPDGVSAGTTDGTDSSKELAGGAVDSSPDTTDTPDASSSDTFPDTNNRDTSVETTGNPDDSDAPAEAAGSQDTTDAADASEAVAETVDNYDIPDGADDREKVSTEVSSEDLDSAGVDKSPESDSTESPGSDSTESPGSDSTESPGSDSTESPGSDSTDEVLTDVQADSADVTSDDMDEATETGKDDDKSDDKSDTDAATDKDDSDEDKDTELDGKARAEDTQTEEAADSDSKQGAADSDSDTDDDRPEKDVKNDSDDSKDTTEEDDKPDKDDKKNRDSADNSNDDSDEVIQVPREEPEQQEMNLEEGGVIGSQEETVAADMEEGSDVGDQKPGPEDSIEEGSPVGRQDFEPPQDSEEEEAELEAKEEEELEKEAKKEEELEEAEAKKEEEELEEAEEERKLKTTESKSQEDSKEDSKDESEEDSKEDSKDESQEDSKEDSKDESEAERDSNSKKDIGTIDAPEPQEDDSEEDTDDSMMKEPKDSDDGESEKDDKDKNDMDKEDMDKDDMDKDDMDKDASDSEDDQSESDAEPGADSHTDVDEIDREETMTPDSEEIMKSGEMDSVVEATEAVPADILDQPDQQDDMTQGASQAADAAATAPAAQS
- the LOC106570420 gene encoding otolith matrix protein OMM-64 isoform X1, with the protein product MLSRLLIVPLIFALAGLAISAPVNDGTEADNDERAALLLVHLKGDKDGGGLTGSPDGVSAGTTDGTDSSKELAGGAVDSSPDTTDTPDASSSDTFPDTNNRDTSVETTGNPDDSDAPDAAEAAGSQDTTDAADASEAVAETVDNYDIPDGADDREKVSTEVSSEDLDSAGVDKSPESDSTESPGSDSTESPGSDSTESPGSDSTESPGSDSTDEVLTDVQADSADVTSDDMDEATETGKDDDKSDDKSDTDAATDKDDSDEDKDTELDGKARAEDTQTEEAADSDSKQGAADSDSDTDDDRPEKDVKNDSDDSKDTTEEDDKPDKDDKKNRDSADNSNDDSDEVIQVPREEPEQQEMNLEEGGVIGSQEETVAADMEEGSDVGDQKPGPEDSIEEGSPVGRQDFEPPQDSEEEEAELEAKEEEELEKEAKKEEELEEAEAKKEEEELEEAEEERKLKTTESKSQEDSKEDSKDESEEDSKEDSKDESQEDSKEDSKDESEAERDSNSKKDIGTIDAPEPQEDDSEEDTDDSMMKEPKDSDDGESEKDDKDKNDMDKEDMDKDDMDKDDMDKDASDSEDDQSESDAEPGADSHTDVDEIDREETMTPDSEEIMKSGEMDSVVEATEAVPADILDQPDQQDDMTQGASQAADAAATAPAAQS